The following coding sequences lie in one Arachis hypogaea cultivar Tifrunner chromosome 9, arahy.Tifrunner.gnm2.J5K5, whole genome shotgun sequence genomic window:
- the LOC112710878 gene encoding uncharacterized protein gives MMHLKRFQFVRTLYRASSSSSSSSYLLGSSCRSYSSALSNGSERSFRSFYPHLYNGYNEFSLASVKALTLRSTMAAELSLFMNDKRLLSTQVKSAPPHARPVGQQIALTSPGFVYEPYKPREKIPLWKRLFTRTGWRRTKEDMILELKSAYAIAKLRKKGYSKKEFYNEVANIYKELNTLIANGDKKTLRKVVTENMFSALKNEIKQRESVWSKVYWEMVQPVVSIRTLRARLIGVDRKDHDKVFIQLTLEIMAKQKFEAYDSKGAVVAGDKNKEVLVCDIWVFEKSLFHKGSYWRVCGRLSTKAS, from the exons ATGATGCATCTCAAACGATTTCAGTTTGTTCGCACGCTTTaccgtgcttcttcttcttcttcctcctcctcatacCT GCTCGGTAGTAGCTGCAGGAGCTATTCCAGTGCTCTATCCAATG GTTCTGAGCGTAGTTTTAGGAGCTTCTATCCTCATTTGTATAATGGATACAATGAATTTTCCTTGGCTAGTGTTAAGGCTTTGACTCTCAGGTCTACAATG GCTGCGGAGTTGTCTCTTTTCATGAACGATAAGAGGCTTTTATCAACTCAAGTAAAAAGCGCTCCCCCTCATGCAAGACCAGTG GGACAACAAATAGCATTAACGAGCCCTGGATTTGTCTATGAACCTTACAAACCTCGTGAAAAAATCCCACTTTGGAAGAG ATTGTTCACTAGAACTGGTTGGAGAAGAACTAAAGAAGACATGATTCTGGAG CTAAAAAGTGCCTATGCCATTGCAAAGTTAAGGAAAAAGGGATATTCAAAAAAAGAATTCTACAATGAGGTTGCCAATATCTACAAGGAG tTAAACACTCTAATAGCTAATGGTGACAAAAAGACGTTAAGGAAAGTAGTTACGGAGAATATGTTTTCT GCACTAAAGAATGAAATTAAGCAAAGAGAATCTGTGTGGAGCAAGGTATACTGGGAAATGGTTCAGCCTGTTGTGAGCATACGAACATTGCGTGCTCGTTTG ATTGGTGTCGATAGAAAAGACCATGATAAAGTATTTATTCAGCTTACTCTAGAGATTATGGCTAAGCAG AAGTTTGAGGCATACGACTCAAAAGGTGCTGTTGTAGCTGGTGATAAAAATAAGGAG GTTCTTGTCTGTGATATATGGGTTTTTGAGAAGTCTCTATTTCACAAAGGATCATATTGGCGTGTTTGTGGACGATTATCTACAAAAGCATCATAG
- the LOC112710879 gene encoding phosphoglycerate mutase-like protein AT74, which produces MLPKRIILMRHGESQGNLDTSAYTTTPDHAIQLTPQGIQQARRAGCDLRRLMSGEECSPEWRAYFYVSPYARTRSTLREVGRRLSRKRVIGVREESRIREQDFGNFQIEDRMKAVKETRERFGRFFYRFPEGESAADVFDRISSFFESLWRDLDMNRLRHDPCNDLNLVIVSHGLTSRIFLMKWFKWTVEQFEHLNNFGNCEFRVMQLGTGGEYSLAVHHTEQEMLEWGLSPEMIADQKWRATACRGDWNDQCPWYLDAFFDHLPDSDDEIAEKEDETNT; this is translated from the exons ATGCTTCCGAAAAGAATAATCCTGATGCGGCACGGCGAGTCACAAGGGAACCTTGACACGTCAGCATACACAACAACCCCTGACCACGCCATCCAGCTGACTCCGCAAGGGATCCAGCAGGCCCGGCGCGCCGGGTGCGATCTCCGGCGGCTGATGTCCGGCGAGGAATGCTCGCCGGAGTGGCGCGCGTACTTCTACGTGTCGCCATACGCGCGTACAAGGTCGACGCTGAGGGAGGTTGGGAGGAGGTTAAGCCGGAAGAGAGTGATAGGGGTGAGGGAGGAGTCTCGGATTAGAGAGCAGGATTTCGGGAACTTTCAGATTGAAGACAGGATGAAGGCTGTGAAGGAGACGCGTGAGAGGTTTGGAAGGTTCTTTTATCGCTTTCCCGAGGGAGAATCTGCCGCCGATGTATTCGATCGCATCTCAA GTTTCTTTGAATCTCTCTGGAGGGACCTTGACATGAATAGGCTTCGTCATGATCCTTGCAATGATTTGAATCTTGTGATTGTGTCTCATGGGCTGACATCACGTATTTTCCTAATGAAGTGGTTCAAGTGGACAGTTGAACAGTTTGAGCACCTAAACAATTTTGGCAACTGCGAGTTCCGGGTCATGCAGCTAGGAACTGGCGGGGAATACAGCTTAGCAGTTCATCATACAGAACAAGAAATGCTGGAATGGGGCCTCTCCCCTGAGATGATAGCCGACCAAAAATGGCGCGCCACCGCATGCAGGGGTGACTGGAATGATCAGTGTCCGTGGTACCTTGATGCTTTTTTTGATCATCTTCCTGACTCTGACGATGAGATTGCCGAAAAGGAAGATGAAACAAATACATGA